The Sander vitreus isolate 19-12246 chromosome 5, sanVit1, whole genome shotgun sequence genome includes a region encoding these proteins:
- the mpeg1.1 gene encoding macrophage expressed 1, tandem duplicate 1, which produces MKAAVTLLVLSLLNVGFSVPISHPTNWLRQCRASTNLSITALEVLPGGGWDNLRNMDTGRVMNLSYFQCQTTEDGLYLIPDEVFVIPHKETGVETNSEIISSWLEQKSSTSYSINADISFLSVLNGKFSTENQRMKTHQVKDSSTTARVQVRNFIYTVKAYPDFTLDTRFAQQAKEIANAIENNQTRNAAYLSEKMVLDYGTHVITSVDAGATLVQEDYLRSSYVSDSLSESSSIKAQAGLNFFDKLKFDISSQSTQQSSSLQTYQSNIQYSLIQSHGGGTPFYPGITLQKWQESTRNNLVAIDRSGFPLHHFININNFPDLPQPTVGKVAVAVSQAVERYYKVNTRPGCVDVNSKNFNFQANIDDASCEGPATNLSFGGVYQECTYLSSDAGPLCDVLAQKNPETGAFSCRSPYSATLLRSEVRQQGYTSYDCHNERYRCGFLDLSHCNRQVCQDNYHVRSARIDTFWCSVRGEAPENSGYLFGGIYSPSLLNPLTKAKSCPPNFIPLTFLSDGQVICVSNDYETGSRYAVPFGGLFSCQSNNPLAGYQRRCPPKFSQHLASVSDGCEILYCVQSGLFTGGQLLPIHLPPFTKPPLVSMQSTNTVMVMTEDDKSWVRVGQTKAWKLAQPEEIKEMLRKINPESSQMSSGEKAGVAFGVMGMMVLVVIVAVLLVKRRRRLSVFSSARGYEAIGGEVDRDEGGEREAQQAEA; this is translated from the exons ATGAAGGCAGCAGTGACCCTCCtggttctctctctcctcaatGTCGGCTTCTCAGTCCCTATTAGCCACCCCACCAACTGGCTCAGACAATGCCGAGCCTCCACCAACCTCTCCATCACAGCACTGGAGGTGCTGCCGGGCGGAGGCTGGGACAACCTCCGGAACATGGATACGGGTCGAGTCATGAACCTCAGCTACTTCCAGTGCCAGACCACTGAGGACGGGCTCTACCTCATCCCTGATGAGGTGTTTGTCATCCCCCACAAGGAGACAGGTGTGGAGACGAACTCAGAGATAATCAGCTCCTGGCTGGAGCAGAAAAGCTCTACATCTTACAGCATAAATGCTGACATATCATTTCTCTCGGTGCTGAATGGCAAATTTTCTACAGAGAACCAGAGGATGAAAACCCATCAAGTCAAAGACTCTTCAACTACAGCCAGAGTGCAA GTTCGTAACTTCATCTACACGGTTAAGGCTTATCCAGACTTCACTCTGGATACACGTTTTGCTCAACAAGCCAAAGAGATAGCCAATGCAATTGAAAACAACCAAACAAGGAATGCAGCCTATCTCTCAGAGAAGATGGTGCTGGACTATGGAACCCATGTTATCACTAGTGTCGATGCTGGGGCTACTTTGGTGCAGGAAGACTACCTCCGTTCTTCATATGTATCGGACAGTTTATCAGAAAGTTCCTCTATCAAAGCACAGGCAGGCCttaacttttttgacaaactCAAGTTTGACATAAGCAGTCAAAGTACTCAACAGAGCTCATCACTTCAAACATATCAGTCCAATATTCAGTACTCTCTTATCCAAAGCCATGGTGGCGGCACACCTTTCTATCCTGGCATCACTCTGCAGAAGTGGCAGGAAAGTACCAGGAACAACCTGGTTGCTATTGATAGGTCAGGATTTCCCCTACACCACTTTATAAACATCAACAATTTCCCTGATCTGCCACAGCCTACAGTTGGCAAAGTGGCTGTTGCAGTGAGTCAGGCCGTAGAGCGATACTACAAGGTCAACACGCGACCTGGATGTGTCGATGTCAACTCCAAGAACTTCAACTTCCAAGCCAACATTGATGACGCATCCTGCGAGGGCCCCGCTACCAACCTCAGTTTTGGTGGTGTCTATCAAGAGTGCACTTATTTAAGCTCAGATGCAGGCCCACTATGTGATGTCCTGGCCCAGAAAAACCCTGAAACAGGGGCCTTCTCCTGTCGTTCGCCTTACTCTGCCACCTTACTGAGATCAGAAGTCAGACAGCAGGGTTACACATCCTACGATTGCCATAATGAACGCTATAGATGTGGGTTTTTGGACCTTTCACATTGCAATCGTCAAGTGTGTCAGGACAACTACCATGTTCGCTCTGCTCGCATCGACACCTTCTGGTGCTCTGTAagaggagaggccccagaaaaCTCAGGGTATCTGTTTGGAGGCATATACAGCCCCTCTCTCCTGAACCCCCTCACCAAAGCCAAAAGCTGTCCCCCAAACTTCATTCCACTAACGTTTCTCTCAGATGGCCAAGTGATCTGTGTGAGTAACGACTATGAAACTGGCAGCAGATACGCTGTACCATTCGGAGGCCTCTTCAGTTGTCAGTCAAACAACCCGCTGGCAGGGTATCAACGTCGCTGCCCTCCTAAGTTCAGTCAGCACCTTGCATCAGTGAGTGATGGCTGTGAAATTCTTTACTGTGTCCAGTCAGGACTGTTCACAGGTGGGCAGTTGCTTCCGATCCATCTGCCACCTTTCACTAAACCTCCACTTGTCAGCATGCAATCCACAAACACAGTTATGGTGATGACAGAAGATGATAAGAGCTGGGTCAGAGTGGGGCAGACCAAGGCGTGGAAACTGGCACAACCAGAGGAAATCAAGGAAATGCTACGGAAGATTAACCCAGAATCGAGTCAGATGTCTAGTGGTGAAAAGGCAGGGGTAGCATTTGGGGTGATGGGTATGATGGTGCTGGTAGTCATAGTGGCAGTTCTTCtggtgaagaggaggaggaggctgtcTGTGTTTTCGTCAGCTAGAGGCTATGAGGCAATAGGTGGTGAGGTTGACCGTGacgaaggaggagagagggaagcaCAACAAGCTGAGGCTTAA